In Streptomyces dangxiongensis, one DNA window encodes the following:
- a CDS encoding heme-degrading domain-containing protein, translating to MTQPRTTPDTTPSPEELEAQERRLVFRRFTHDDAWALGSLLVELARERRAPVAIDIHRAGQQLFHAALPGSTPDNDAWIARKRRVVERYGASSYLVGTRFRAKGTTFEDSSRLDPDTYAAHGGSFPVRVEDVGVIGAVTVSGLPQLQDHRLVVEALEKFLSV from the coding sequence ATGACCCAGCCCCGGACCACCCCCGACACCACCCCGAGCCCGGAGGAGCTGGAGGCGCAGGAACGCCGCCTGGTCTTCCGCCGGTTCACGCACGATGACGCCTGGGCGCTCGGCTCGCTCCTGGTGGAGCTGGCGCGGGAGCGCCGCGCACCGGTCGCCATCGACATCCACCGCGCCGGCCAGCAGCTCTTCCACGCGGCGCTGCCGGGCTCCACGCCCGACAACGACGCCTGGATCGCCCGCAAGCGCCGGGTCGTGGAGCGCTACGGCGCTTCCTCCTACCTGGTCGGGACCCGCTTCCGCGCCAAGGGCACGACGTTCGAGGATTCCTCCCGCCTGGACCCCGACACGTACGCGGCGCACGGCGGTTCCTTCCCGGTCCGGGTCGAGGACGTGGGTGTCATCGGCGCGGTGACGGTCTCGGGCCTGCCCCAACTCCAGGACCACCGGCTGGTGGTGGAGGCCCTGGAGAAGTTCCTGTCCGTCTGA
- a CDS encoding ROK family transcriptional regulator — MGRVNRTRNGGPAGANLGAVRNHNAALVLGLLRDAGAGGISRLELAERTGLTPQAVSKITARLREAGLAAEAGRRASTGGKPRTVLRLVPEAGHAVGVHLDRDELRVVLADLDGTVVGERRAELDLGAGAPAVLDAVYGAVEGLAAERLGGAAPDDGGLAGVGSLLGVGVALPGPLDHTRGVLHRVTGFPEWDGFPLRDALAARLGVPVVVDKDTNAAALGLAVGKEQGAAGDSFAYLHLGTGLGAGLVIGGSVHRGARTGAGEFGHQVIQLDGPPCECGNRGCVEVLCLRAAARGEVAEAARVLGVAAGNLVGLLDIDVVLLGGRTVAGAPEAYVRGVGEVLEARARREGTPTGGVPVRVAPRGERAVAEGAAQLLLAPLFGRGEA, encoded by the coding sequence ATGGGTCGCGTGAACAGGACGAGGAACGGCGGACCGGCGGGAGCGAATCTGGGCGCGGTGCGCAACCACAACGCCGCGCTGGTGCTCGGGCTGCTGCGGGACGCAGGGGCGGGGGGCATCAGCCGCCTGGAACTGGCCGAGCGCACCGGACTCACCCCGCAGGCCGTCAGCAAGATCACCGCGCGGCTGCGGGAGGCGGGCCTCGCCGCGGAGGCCGGACGGCGCGCGTCGACCGGCGGCAAGCCGCGGACCGTGCTGCGGCTGGTACCGGAGGCGGGGCACGCGGTGGGCGTACACCTGGACCGTGACGAGCTGCGGGTGGTACTGGCCGACCTGGACGGCACGGTGGTGGGGGAACGCCGGGCCGAACTGGACCTGGGCGCGGGCGCGCCGGCCGTACTGGACGCGGTGTACGGGGCGGTCGAGGGGCTGGCGGCGGAGAGGCTGGGCGGCGCGGCGCCCGACGACGGAGGGCTTGCCGGGGTCGGATCGTTGCTGGGGGTGGGGGTCGCGCTGCCCGGTCCGCTGGACCATACGCGCGGGGTACTGCACCGGGTCACCGGGTTCCCCGAGTGGGACGGCTTCCCGCTGCGGGACGCGCTCGCCGCGCGGCTGGGGGTGCCGGTGGTCGTGGACAAGGACACCAACGCCGCCGCGCTCGGACTGGCGGTCGGGAAGGAGCAGGGCGCCGCGGGTGACTCCTTCGCCTATCTGCACCTCGGCACGGGACTCGGTGCCGGGCTGGTGATCGGCGGGAGCGTGCACCGGGGGGCGCGGACCGGGGCCGGGGAGTTCGGACACCAGGTGATCCAGCTTGACGGGCCGCCGTGCGAGTGCGGCAACCGGGGGTGCGTCGAGGTGCTGTGCCTGCGGGCGGCGGCGCGGGGGGAGGTGGCCGAGGCGGCACGCGTCCTGGGGGTGGCGGCGGGCAACCTGGTGGGACTGCTGGACATCGACGTGGTGCTGCTCGGGGGCCGTACGGTCGCGGGCGCGCCCGAGGCGTACGTACGGGGAGTGGGCGAGGTGCTGGAGGCACGGGCCCGACGGGAGGGGACGCCCACCGGGGGCGTACCGGTGCGGGTCGCTCCGCGCGGCGAGCGGGCGGTGGCCGAGGGAGCGGCCCAACTGCTGCTGGCTCCCTTGTTCGGCCGAGGAGAGGCCTGA
- a CDS encoding Gfo/Idh/MocA family protein, with amino-acid sequence MTTAPLRVGLIGYGLAGSVFHAPLIAATEGLALDTVVTSQPERQQQARAEFPDVRLAATSDELFDRAGELDLIVVASPNKTHVPLATAALEAGLPVVVDKPVAGTAAEARGLAALADERGLLLSVFQNRRWDNDFLTLRALLADGELGDAWRFESRFERWRPRPKGGWRESGDPAEIGGLLYDLGSHVVDQALVLFGPVTEVYAETDVRRPGAEADDDTFLALTHASGVRSHLHVSATTAQLGPRFRVLGSRAGYVKYGLDPQEAALREGSRPGSTPDWGAEDEALWGRVGSGESPLTGGGTPVPTLPGDYPAYYAAVAAAVTGAGPNPVTALEAAAALDVLEAARRSARDKVTVTL; translated from the coding sequence ATGACTACTGCCCCCCTCCGCGTCGGCCTGATCGGCTACGGCCTCGCCGGCTCCGTCTTCCACGCCCCGTTGATCGCCGCCACCGAGGGCCTCGCCCTGGACACGGTGGTCACCTCCCAGCCGGAGCGGCAGCAGCAGGCCCGCGCCGAGTTCCCGGACGTCCGGCTCGCCGCCACCTCCGACGAGCTGTTCGACCGCGCCGGCGAGCTGGACCTGATCGTCGTCGCCTCCCCGAACAAGACGCACGTACCGCTGGCCACGGCCGCGCTCGAGGCGGGCCTGCCGGTGGTCGTGGACAAGCCGGTCGCCGGTACGGCGGCGGAGGCCCGCGGCCTCGCCGCCCTCGCCGACGAGCGCGGCCTGCTGCTGTCGGTCTTCCAGAACCGCCGCTGGGACAACGACTTCCTGACCTTGCGCGCACTGCTGGCCGACGGCGAACTCGGCGACGCCTGGCGCTTCGAGTCCCGTTTCGAGCGCTGGCGCCCCCGGCCCAAGGGCGGCTGGCGCGAGTCCGGCGACCCGGCGGAGATCGGCGGCCTGCTCTACGACCTCGGCAGCCACGTCGTCGACCAGGCCCTGGTCCTCTTCGGCCCGGTCACCGAGGTCTACGCCGAGACGGACGTCCGCCGTCCCGGCGCCGAGGCCGACGACGACACCTTCCTCGCGCTCACCCACGCGAGCGGCGTCCGCTCCCACCTCCACGTCTCCGCGACGACCGCCCAGCTAGGCCCCCGTTTCCGGGTGCTCGGTTCCCGTGCGGGGTACGTCAAGTACGGCCTGGACCCGCAGGAGGCGGCCCTGCGCGAAGGCAGCCGTCCGGGCAGCACCCCCGACTGGGGCGCGGAGGACGAGGCCCTGTGGGGCCGGGTCGGTTCCGGGGAGTCCCCGCTGACCGGCGGCGGCACCCCCGTGCCGACGCTCCCCGGCGACTACCCCGCCTACTACGCGGCCGTCGCCGCCGCCGTGACCGGCGCCGGCCCCAACCCGGTGACGGCCCTGGAGGCCGCCGCCGCGCTCGACGTACTGGAAGCGGCCCGCAGGTCCGCCCGCGACAAGGTGACGGTGACCCTCTGA